Proteins encoded within one genomic window of Blattabacterium cuenoti:
- the ybeY gene encoding rRNA maturation RNase YbeY has product MINFFYEVSNFSIKNESFFSKKICMILKNEGKYAGNINYIFCDDNFILNMNKKYLNKDYYTDVISFNHSMIHNKKKKNNNFTKTYSSISGDIFISIDRIFSNSKRWNQLFQVELKRVMIHAILHFLGYDDQDKINRKLMKKKEEFYLNLFQF; this is encoded by the coding sequence ATGATTAATTTCTTTTATGAGGTTTCTAATTTTTCTATTAAAAATGAATCTTTTTTTAGTAAAAAAATTTGCATGATATTAAAAAATGAAGGAAAATATGCTGGAAATATTAATTATATTTTTTGTGATGACAATTTTATTTTAAATATGAACAAAAAATATCTTAATAAAGATTATTATACAGATGTCATTTCTTTTAATCATTCTATGATACACAATAAGAAAAAAAAAAACAATAATTTTACAAAAACTTATTCTTCTATTTCAGGAGATATATTTATCAGTATAGATAGAATATTCTCTAACTCCAAACGATGGAATCAACTTTTTCAGGTAGAATTAAAACGAGTAATGATCCATGCTATATTACACTTTTTAGGATATGACGATCAAGATAAAATCAATAGAAAATTGATGAAAAAAAAAGAAGAGTTTTATTTAAATTTATTTCAATTTTGA
- a CDS encoding CDP-alcohol phosphatidyltransferase family protein: MKKIIKKIPNTLTLFNLFFGCISLTFLQSKHFECSAFFTMLSLIVDLLDGFFSRFLNIENEFGKELDSLADMVSFGIVPSMIVFFLLKNEKIPFIEWSAFFISIFSAWRLAQFNIFFSKKNEKKRNYYGLSTPINTLFFSSLSMIKDHILLSPIIILMMVFLSCYFLISKIPMFSFYFDGFSWKKNKIRYLFLLMSIFLLLTLHMFSLPCIIIFYIITSISIYYNKLNRKNSH; the protein is encoded by the coding sequence ATGAAAAAAATAATCAAAAAAATTCCAAATACTTTGACTTTATTCAATTTATTTTTTGGATGTATTTCGCTCACTTTTTTACAATCAAAACATTTTGAATGTTCCGCTTTTTTCACTATGCTTTCATTAATTGTTGATTTATTAGATGGATTTTTTTCTAGATTTCTAAATATAGAAAATGAATTTGGAAAAGAATTAGATTCTTTAGCCGATATGGTTTCTTTTGGAATTGTTCCATCTATGATAGTTTTTTTTCTATTAAAAAATGAAAAAATACCGTTTATCGAATGGAGTGCTTTTTTTATTTCCATATTTTCTGCATGGCGTTTAGCTCAATTCAATATTTTTTTTTCTAAAAAAAATGAAAAAAAAAGAAATTATTATGGATTATCCACTCCAATTAATACCTTATTTTTTTCATCTTTATCTATGATAAAGGATCACATTCTATTATCTCCTATTATAATACTTATGATGGTTTTTCTATCTTGTTATTTTTTAATATCTAAAATTCCTATGTTTTCTTTCTACTTTGATGGATTTTCTTGGAAAAAAAATAAAATACGTTATTTATTTTTATTGATGAGTATATTTCTTTTATTAACTTTACACATGTTTTCTTTACCATGCATTATCATTTTTTATATTATAACTTCAATTTCAATTTATTATAATAAGTTGAATAGAAAAAATTCACACTAA
- a CDS encoding 3'-5' exonuclease has product MKLQLHRPICFFDIEATGINIGKDRIIEISILKIFPNGEKEDKTWLIYPGIPIPPQSTAIHGIKDEDVSGKSPFKDVAIHIFNMIENSDLAGYNSNRFDIPILAEEMLRAGISFDIKKHKTIDVQVIFHKMEPRTLSAAYKYFCKKNLMKAHSSKADTYATYEILLAQLEKYEDLKKDVKSLNQFSKQKNIADLAGFIKIDEEGNEIFNFGKYKGEKVCEIFDKDPNYYGWMQNSDFPLYTKKILTNVKLKKFNNK; this is encoded by the coding sequence ATGAAACTCCAACTTCATCGTCCTATTTGTTTTTTTGACATAGAAGCTACAGGAATCAACATTGGAAAAGATAGAATTATTGAAATATCTATATTAAAAATATTTCCAAATGGAGAGAAGGAAGATAAAACTTGGTTGATTTATCCTGGAATTCCGATACCTCCACAATCAACAGCTATTCACGGAATTAAAGATGAGGATGTTTCAGGAAAATCCCCATTTAAAGATGTAGCTATACATATTTTTAATATGATTGAAAATTCGGATTTAGCAGGATATAATTCTAATAGATTCGACATTCCAATTTTAGCTGAAGAAATGCTTCGTGCAGGAATATCTTTTGATATAAAAAAACATAAGACAATAGATGTTCAAGTAATTTTTCACAAAATGGAACCTAGAACTCTTTCTGCTGCTTATAAATATTTTTGTAAAAAAAATTTAATGAAAGCTCATAGTTCCAAAGCAGATACATATGCTACATATGAAATTCTACTAGCACAATTAGAAAAATATGAAGACTTAAAAAAAGACGTCAAAAGTTTAAATCAGTTTTCAAAACAAAAAAATATAGCAGATCTTGCAGGGTTTATAAAAATAGATGAAGAAGGAAATGAAATATTTAACTTCGGAAAATATAAAGGAGAAAAAGTTTGCGAAATCTTTGATAAAGATCCTAATTATTATGGATGGATGCAAAATTCTGATTTTCCTCTATATACTAAAAAAATATTAACGAATGTTAAACTAAAGAAATTTAATAATAAATAA
- the htpG gene encoding molecular chaperone HtpG, with product MKNDQISVTSDNIFPIIKRFLYSDQEIFLRELVSNATDAILKLKTIAKSGEIDEDFGNDFKIIIKIDKKKKTIHIIDNGIGMTKEEVEKYINQIAFSGAEEFIKKYEDKKNLSSSIIGHFGLGFYSSFMVSEKVIILTQSYKKDSPSVFWSCEGSPKFSMKETERRNRGTEIILFINEESKEFLEHDRILELLHKYCKFMPVMISFSSEKEKEIIINNVDPAWRKNPFHLKEKDYLNFYHELYPKQMEDPLFWIHLNIDHPFRLTGILYFPEIDNKIDFQRDKIHLYQNQVYITDNLERIVPDFLSLLRGVIDSPDIPLNVSRSHLQSDTSVKNISKYITRKVSDKLDSMFKTDRENFQKKWKYIKIFVEYGMISAENFFERANKFFLYSTIKNIYFTLDEFKEKIKDFQKNKEGKIIFLYTSDIEKQYSYIKDAENKSYEVLILDSPLTVHLIQKLEFFHKDISFVRIDSDHINKLIPQEEKEEKSDSELSYREKENLKKMINTYLKNELNEYRFSTIKLENLSKKDSPFLIIIPEFLRRMKEMNFFVKSDIKKNNKEKFYELVVNTNHVIIKKILDTPFEEKRNNLLQEALNLTFLSKNLLKGKNLTLFVEKKLEDLIQKN from the coding sequence ATGAAAAATGATCAAATTAGCGTTACTTCTGACAATATTTTTCCTATTATTAAAAGATTTCTTTACTCGGATCAAGAAATTTTTTTAAGAGAACTCGTTTCCAATGCAACTGATGCTATTTTAAAATTAAAAACTATAGCAAAATCAGGAGAAATAGATGAAGATTTTGGAAATGATTTTAAGATAATCATCAAAATAGATAAGAAAAAGAAAACTATTCATATTATTGATAATGGAATAGGAATGACAAAAGAAGAAGTAGAAAAATATATTAATCAAATTGCTTTTTCTGGTGCTGAAGAATTTATAAAAAAATACGAAGATAAAAAAAATCTGTCTTCTTCTATTATTGGTCATTTTGGATTAGGATTTTATTCTTCTTTTATGGTCTCAGAAAAAGTGATAATATTAACTCAATCTTACAAGAAAGATTCTCCTTCTGTCTTTTGGTCTTGCGAAGGATCTCCAAAATTTTCTATGAAGGAAACAGAAAGAAGAAACAGAGGAACAGAAATTATTTTATTTATTAATGAGGAAAGCAAAGAATTTTTAGAACACGATCGTATTTTAGAATTACTTCATAAATATTGTAAATTTATGCCTGTAATGATTTCTTTCTCTTCAGAAAAAGAAAAAGAAATTATTATCAATAATGTTGATCCTGCTTGGAGAAAAAATCCTTTTCATTTAAAGGAAAAAGATTATTTAAATTTTTATCATGAATTATATCCAAAACAAATGGAAGATCCTTTATTTTGGATTCATTTAAATATAGATCATCCATTTCGTTTGACGGGAATTTTATATTTTCCAGAAATAGATAATAAAATTGATTTTCAAAGAGATAAAATTCACTTGTATCAAAATCAAGTTTATATTACAGATAACTTAGAGAGAATTGTTCCAGATTTTTTAAGTTTATTAAGAGGAGTTATCGATTCTCCAGATATTCCTCTTAATGTATCACGTTCTCATTTACAATCAGATACATCTGTAAAAAATATTTCAAAATATATAACTAGAAAAGTATCTGATAAACTTGATTCTATGTTTAAAACAGATAGAGAAAATTTTCAAAAAAAATGGAAATATATCAAAATTTTTGTAGAATATGGAATGATTAGTGCGGAAAATTTCTTTGAAAGAGCCAATAAATTCTTTTTATATTCTACTATAAAAAATATTTATTTTACACTTGATGAATTTAAGGAAAAAATTAAAGATTTTCAAAAAAATAAAGAAGGAAAAATAATTTTTCTTTATACTTCTGATATAGAAAAACAATATAGTTACATTAAAGATGCAGAAAATAAATCTTATGAAGTTTTAATTTTAGACAGTCCTCTCACAGTTCATTTGATACAAAAACTAGAATTTTTCCATAAAGATATTTCTTTTGTTCGTATAGATTCAGATCATATTAATAAATTAATCCCTCAAGAAGAGAAAGAAGAGAAATCTGATTCAGAACTTTCTTACAGAGAGAAAGAAAATTTGAAAAAAATGATAAATACTTATTTAAAAAATGAATTAAATGAATATAGATTTTCTACTATTAAATTGGAAAATTTATCCAAAAAAGATTCTCCTTTTTTAATTATTATACCGGAATTTTTACGTAGAATGAAAGAAATGAATTTTTTTGTAAAAAGTGATATTAAAAAAAATAATAAAGAAAAATTTTATGAATTGGTTGTCAATACAAATCATGTTATAATAAAAAAAATATTAGATACTCCATTTGAAGAAAAAAGAAACAATCTTCTTCAAGAAGCTTTAAATTTAACTTTTTTATCAAAAAACTTATTAAAAGGAAAAAATTTGACCCTTTTTGTAGAAAAAAAATTAGAAGATCTTATTCAAAAGAATTAA
- the ftsY gene encoding signal recognition particle-docking protein FtsY — MFLKKEKEKTFDPELNKTRESFFSKIKNLFFRKSKLDINFIDHIEDILLSSDIGTKTTIKIINSLEKKIKKEKYEDIPIQGLYKLLKEEIEVLFVDIQNECLEKKIKYEKKPYVIMMVGVNGVGKTTTIGKLAFFLKNKKFNVMIGASDTFRAAAVTQLEIWANRANVPLIKQHIHADPASVAYDTLKSAISKNIDVVLIDTAGRLQNRINLMEELSKISRVMKKIIPESPHEIILVLDSSTGQNAFEQVKKFTTFVKVSSLILTKLEGTAKGGVVIGIMDQFKIPIKYIGIGEKIQDLKEFDGKKFVDSFFPKKSLI; from the coding sequence ATGTTTTTAAAAAAAGAAAAAGAAAAAACATTTGATCCTGAATTAAATAAAACTAGAGAATCTTTCTTTTCTAAAATAAAAAATCTTTTTTTTAGAAAATCTAAATTAGATATCAATTTTATTGATCATATAGAAGATATATTATTATCTTCAGATATAGGAACAAAAACAACTATAAAAATTATCAATAGTCTTGAAAAAAAGATTAAAAAAGAAAAATATGAAGATATTCCTATTCAAGGTCTATATAAACTTCTTAAAGAGGAAATAGAAGTTCTTTTTGTAGATATTCAAAATGAATGTTTAGAAAAAAAAATAAAATATGAAAAAAAACCATATGTTATTATGATGGTTGGAGTCAATGGTGTAGGAAAAACAACGACAATTGGAAAATTAGCATTTTTTTTAAAAAATAAAAAATTTAATGTGATGATAGGAGCTTCAGATACATTTCGTGCTGCTGCTGTAACCCAACTTGAAATATGGGCAAATAGAGCTAATGTTCCATTAATAAAACAACATATACATGCAGATCCAGCATCTGTTGCATACGATACTTTGAAATCTGCGATATCTAAAAACATAGATGTTGTATTAATTGATACAGCTGGAAGATTGCAAAATCGCATAAATCTTATGGAAGAACTTTCTAAAATAAGCAGAGTAATGAAAAAGATTATCCCTGAATCTCCTCATGAAATTATACTTGTTTTAGATAGTTCCACGGGACAAAATGCTTTTGAACAAGTTAAGAAATTCACTACTTTTGTAAAAGTTTCTTCTCTAATTCTAACAAAATTAGAAGGAACAGCTAAAGGAGGAGTGGTTATAGGAATAATGGATCAATTTAAAATACCAATTAAGTATATTGGAATAGGGGAAAAAATACAAGATTTAAAAGAATTTGATGGAAAAAAATTTGTAGACTCTTTTTTTCCAAAAAAAAGTTTGATTTGA
- a CDS encoding DUF4295 family protein, whose amino-acid sequence MPTSTSSNSNKNSPKKIIIENKKKISKKMTLAIKIIKSKKKSGSYIFEEKMLIDSEVKDFLEKND is encoded by the coding sequence ATGCCTACTTCTACTAGTAGTAATAGTAATAAAAATAGTCCTAAAAAGATTATTATAGAAAACAAAAAAAAAATATCAAAAAAAATGACTCTAGCCATTAAAATTATAAAATCTAAAAAAAAATCTGGATCTTATATTTTTGAGGAGAAAATGTTAATTGATAGTGAAGTTAAAGATTTTTTAGAAAAAAATGACTAA
- the rpmG gene encoding 50S ribosomal protein L33: MGKKGNRIQVILECTEQKKSGKPGCSRYITTKNKKNTPDRIELKKYNPILKRYTLHKEIK; the protein is encoded by the coding sequence ATGGGAAAAAAAGGAAATAGAATCCAAGTCATATTGGAATGTACTGAACAAAAAAAAAGTGGAAAACCTGGGTGTTCCAGATATATAACTACAAAAAATAAAAAAAATACACCTGATAGAATCGAATTAAAAAAATATAATCCCATCTTAAAAAGATATACTCTTCATAAAGAAATAAAATAA
- the rpmB gene encoding 50S ribosomal protein L28, whose translation MSKVCELTGKKAMVGNKVSHANNKKKRRFHINLCKKRFFLIEEKKWITLKICASAIKLINKIGIENALKRFKFKLKKKIKKIRT comes from the coding sequence ATGTCAAAAGTTTGTGAATTAACGGGGAAAAAGGCTATGGTGGGAAATAAAGTTTCTCATGCAAACAACAAAAAAAAACGTCGTTTTCATATTAATTTGTGTAAAAAACGTTTTTTTTTAATAGAAGAAAAGAAATGGATTACCTTAAAAATTTGTGCTTCCGCTATTAAACTAATTAATAAAATTGGAATTGAAAATGCATTAAAACGTTTTAAATTTAAATTAAAGAAGAAAATAAAAAAAATTAGAACATAA